One genomic window of Roseateles sp. DAIF2 includes the following:
- a CDS encoding DUF3619 family protein codes for MSNKPQHQHSDLDMSRYGLRVAAGLTEHNETLAPDIGERLRFAREQAMAKAREARAARPQLETAAGVIAQGSSLALGGGPGRGRWLKLASLLPLLLLIGGLLLIQHSQWYQQITAAAEVDAALLSDKLPPAAYGDPGFSEYLSDDEQQQAAPDSQQQPE; via the coding sequence ATGAGCAACAAGCCTCAGCATCAGCACTCCGACCTGGACATGTCGCGCTACGGCCTGCGCGTCGCTGCGGGCTTGACCGAGCATAACGAGACCCTGGCGCCCGACATCGGCGAACGCCTGCGCTTCGCGCGCGAGCAGGCCATGGCCAAGGCGCGCGAGGCCCGCGCCGCCCGCCCTCAGCTGGAAACCGCCGCCGGCGTGATCGCGCAGGGCAGCAGCCTGGCGCTGGGCGGCGGTCCCGGCCGCGGCCGCTGGCTCAAGCTGGCCTCCCTGCTGCCGCTGCTGCTGCTGATCGGCGGCCTGCTGCTGATCCAGCACAGCCAGTGGTACCAGCAGATCACCGCCGCGGCCGAAGTCGATGCCGCCCTGCTGTCCGACAAGCTGCCGCCGGCCGCCTATGGCGACCCCGGCTTCTCCGAATACCTGAGCGATGACGAACAGCAGCAAGCCGCGCCCGACTCGCAGCAGCAGCCCGAGTGA
- a CDS encoding DUF3106 domain-containing protein → MTRADPHPSRTLAQPIACAVWLAVALCAGPALAQTTSADPAASAPTAPIDAVAPAASAAPLPVAAPAPLTPLPALPATTPSTTIEWQALSPAHKQLLAPLEKEWNALDPSRRGKWLELAARYPQLPEHEQQRVQQRMSDWAKLSPAERQQARIAFQASRQLKADERQAKWEAYQALPEEKRQQLADKAAQKARPVSVAAPASSSKAPPAPKPALVPLRPVVSAEQPLGPTVLQAKPGATTVLINQGRAQARQPTGNPRLALDMGRLDDKTLLPKAIIQPARQ, encoded by the coding sequence ATGACCCGAGCGGATCCCCACCCTAGCCGTACCCTCGCCCAGCCCATCGCCTGTGCCGTCTGGCTGGCGGTAGCCCTCTGTGCCGGCCCCGCGCTGGCCCAGACGACCTCCGCCGACCCGGCCGCCTCGGCGCCTACAGCGCCCATCGACGCGGTGGCACCGGCCGCCTCGGCCGCGCCGCTGCCGGTCGCCGCACCCGCCCCGCTGACGCCGCTGCCCGCCTTGCCAGCGACCACGCCCTCGACCACGATCGAATGGCAGGCCCTGAGCCCGGCCCACAAGCAGCTGCTGGCGCCGCTGGAGAAGGAATGGAATGCGCTGGACCCCTCGCGCCGCGGCAAATGGCTGGAGCTGGCCGCCCGCTACCCGCAGTTGCCCGAGCATGAGCAGCAGCGCGTGCAGCAGCGCATGAGCGACTGGGCCAAGCTCAGCCCGGCCGAGCGCCAGCAGGCGCGCATCGCCTTCCAGGCCTCGCGCCAGCTGAAGGCGGACGAGCGCCAGGCCAAATGGGAGGCTTACCAGGCCCTGCCCGAGGAAAAGCGCCAGCAGCTGGCCGACAAGGCAGCGCAGAAGGCGCGCCCGGTCAGCGTCGCCGCCCCGGCCAGCAGCAGCAAGGCCCCGCCCGCCCCGAAGCCGGCGCTGGTACCGCTGCGCCCCGTCGTCAGTGCCGAGCAGCCGCTCGGCCCGACCGTGCTGCAGGCCAAGCCCGGCGCCACCACGGTGCTGATCAACCAGGGCCGCGCCCAGGCCCGCCAGCCCACCGGCAACCCGCGGCTGGCGCTGGACATGGGCCGCCTGGACGACAAGACGCTGCTGCCTAAAGCGATCATTCAGCCGGCGCGGCAATAA
- a CDS encoding RNA polymerase sigma factor produces MATEKELNEFLRSVEKRAFKRSAYLVRDDDAALDIVQDAMIRLAEKYFDRPAAELPLLFQRILSNATMDWFRRQKVRRSVMQNLSDFEGNDGDEDFDLLESLETRDGALGALSAADEVSRAQILQAIDKEVAELPTRQREAFLLRYWEELDVAETASVMGCSEGSVKTHCSRAVHSLAKSLKAKGITL; encoded by the coding sequence TTGGCCACCGAAAAAGAACTCAACGAATTCCTCCGCAGCGTCGAAAAACGTGCTTTCAAGCGCAGCGCCTACCTGGTGCGCGACGACGATGCTGCCCTGGACATCGTGCAGGACGCCATGATCCGGCTGGCCGAAAAATACTTCGACCGCCCGGCGGCCGAGCTGCCGCTGTTGTTCCAGCGCATCTTGTCGAACGCGACGATGGACTGGTTCCGGCGCCAGAAGGTGCGCCGCTCGGTGATGCAGAACCTGTCAGACTTCGAGGGCAACGACGGGGACGAGGATTTCGACCTGCTGGAATCGCTGGAGACGCGGGACGGCGCCCTGGGCGCGCTGAGCGCCGCCGACGAGGTGTCGCGGGCCCAGATCTTGCAAGCCATCGACAAGGAAGTCGCCGAGCTGCCCACGCGTCAACGCGAAGCGTTCCTGCTGCGTTACTGGGAAGAATTGGACGTTGCCGAGACGGCGTCCGTGATGGGCTGTTCGGAGGGCAGCGTGAAAACGCATTGCTCCCGGGCGGTCCATTCGCTTGCAAAATCTCTGAAGGCCAAGGGAATCACATTATGA